The genomic region CCACCCTCCCCGCTCTCTCCCGCCTTGAGCGCGGCAAGCTCCTTTCCCACCCGCTGCAGGTCGGCCAGGGTCCGCTCCGCGTTGCCGCGGGCGGCCTTGAGGTCGCCGGCCGTTGCGGAGAAGGCGACCTCAAGCAGGTTTGCCGTGTGTTCCTGGAGCGAGCGCTGCATTTCGATGGTCTTCAACTGGAACGGGGTGGAGCGCTCGGTGAGGACGTAGAGCTTCCCTTGGACGAACTTCATCCCCAGCAGGCTCACCCCGCCGATGATGGCGATCCCCGTCAGGGTGAGAAGGGCATTGAAAATAAGCTTCTTTTTAATGGTCATTTGGCACCCTGTTCACTTTAAGCTTGGGGAGAAAGGCTACTTCTTGACGTACTTGCTGCCGTCGCCCTTGATGTAGTCCAGCACCTTCTGCACCCGCGCGGAAGGTTTCCCCTGGGTTATGGCCAGGATGGGGCTGGTAAGGACCGGGCTTTCCACGACCTTCACGGTGGCATCGGCGAGGCCGAAGGGGTCGATGCCGATCGCCTCAGGGGTAGCCGATACGCTCTCCTTGATCTTCGCGTAGTTGGTGGTGTCGAGGATGTCTTTGGTCACCGGTTCGCCATCCAGCACCTCTTTCAGGAACTGCGCGTTCTGCCCCGGCGTCCCCTTCCCCCAGACCACGATGACGTCCTTGTCATCGCCACCCACCTCTTTCCAGTTCACGATCTTGCCGGTGAAGAGACCTTTGAGCTGTTCCTTCGAGAGGGCGGAGACCTTATTGGAGGGGTGGACGAAGACGGCGGTGCGGTTGGACCCTACCTGCTGTACCACGAGGCTCCCCTTGTCCACTTTAACCCCATCCTTCTCCGCGCCGGCGATCATGGAATCAACAGGCACGGCTCCGGTCGCCAAGTCCACCTTCCCTTTCAACAGGTCGACCAGGCCGTCCTTGGGAGAGGACTGCAGGATGAAGAGCGTGTCCCCTGTGGCCTTCTCGTAGGGAGCCTTCACCGGTGTAAAGATGGCGCTGATGGAGGCGCCGCCGCCGCCGACCTTGATCTCCTCGCCATAGGCTGCCGCCGTGCCGAGCAATAGAAAACCGCAAAGAAGACGAACCGTAGTTGCTGCCTTTTTCATGAGTACCTCCGGGATTTTTTTCGACTATTCGGTGGGAGTTTTCAAAACCTTACCCCCTTTTTTTCCCGTGCCCCCCCACGAGGGGCGAACCGCGCTCGGGTAAGCGAGGCGATAAATCGCCGATTCGCGTAGTCCGGGCAAGAAAGCGCCATGCCGCAGCGAGGGGCCTGCAACGCATATCTTCTTTAATTATGAATTGTTATCTAATAAAACAGGGAGTGGCGGACCGCTGATGTGAAACGGTCCTTAAAGCGATAAGGCGTGATGGCGGAGGAAAAACCGACGCTGCGCGAAGGCTAAACATTAATTAAAAATAATATACAAGAGAGGCGGCACCCTAAGCAGTGCCGGCCTGACTACAAGGTGGAGGCTTTCGCCTCGGTTCCCCCTTCCAGCTTGCGGATGTCGTATTCGAGGTGCTGGTAGTCCGGGAGGCGCCAGGCGCCGCCCCAGTAAAAGCCGCGCTGCCCGAAGCTGGATAAAAGCGGGTCTCCGGTCTGCAGCATGCCCGTCCGCAGGTTCCGCCGGTCCAGGAAGGGAGCCGAAGCGGCTGGTTGTATCCGGCACAAAGACGCGGCACTCCGGCAAAAATCCGCCGCGGCCGCGGCCGCCTCCCCCGCGCCGCCCCAGGAAACGTCCCGGGGCAAAGCCTGTTGCCCCTCCCGGTTCACCTCCAGGTGGGGGTTCTGCAAGGGGTTTACGTCGATGGCGGCGCCGTAGCTGTGCTTGGAGAAGACGCCGGGACGTCCGGGGACCTCGCGGCAGTTGAAGGCGGAGGTGTTGTTGGCCGCCATCGAAAGGGAGTCGTCGTCGAATGCCTCCACCAGCTCCATCCGCTCTATGGGGAAGCGGCCGTTGAAAGCGTGGTGCAGGGAGTCGATGACGAAGGCTGAAACGGAGGCATGAACCACCAGTTCGCCGTAGTGCGGTCGGCCGTCGAAGCCCCAGTACGAGGTGACCAGGTAAGCCAGCTGCTCCATGGGTACCGGGCACTCCGGGCGCCAGGACCCCTTTTCAACCATCCGCTCCCTCACCTGCGGGGGTAGCATTGACGCGGCGGCAAAGAAACCGCTCCCCCTGCGCAATGCCAGCAGGCGCGGGGCGTCCTCCAGGCGCCGGGCCATCTCCGGGGGAAGCTCGTCCGGAAGCTGGCTCTTGATGCCGCGGGTTGCCAGTTCCAACGCAGGCGCCGTCGCCACCAGCAGTTGCGGCTCCTGAGCCGTGTCGAGCCACTGCATCACCTGAACCAGCTTCTTTTCCGGCAGCGAGATGCACCCAGAGGTTTCTTTCCTCCTTTCCCCTTCCACGTGGATGAAGATGGCACTCCCCAGATCCCGCACCACCGGTGCCTCGTTGTACCCCGGCACCAGCGCGTGTTCGTAAAGGGGGTCGGAACGGAGCAGTTCCTCGTAGGAGGAGGCCCTGGTCTGGCCGCGCCAGACCCAGCGGTTGTAATCGGGAGAGTGCACGTCATCGACCCAGAGGTCCTGGCTGTCAACGCGCTGATAGGGAATCCTCCCCTGGAAGTCACCTCGGTAGCCGAACCCCTGGCGCAACGGGAACAGCCCAGAGGGGGTGCGCCCGTCTCCCTCGCGCTTCTCGAAAGGGGGTGCCACGCCGCTTCTACCCAAGTTCACCAGAACCGGCGGCAAGGCGAGCTTCCATCCCAGAAGGCTCCGCTCCAGCGGGTAAAGGGTCGCTTGCGTTGAAGAGGCGCTGCCGGTGTCGACGAAGAGCAGTTGCTGAGTCTTCCCCAGGGAGGCCGCATCCAGGTCCTGCCGGATCCGGCGCGGCAGTTCACCCGGGCTGGCGCACCCAGCGGAAAGGTAAAGGGCGGCGACTGCAAAAATCCCGAAAACGGCGCACAAAGGTCTCATCGGTGGCTCCTTCCGCACAGACATTAGAATCGTCTATACGAAGTCGCCCATAAAGGCAAGCAAAACTTCGCCTTTGCAGCGAACCAGGCGCGGGAGCTAGAAGTCGGCCAGACCGACTATCCTGCGCAGCAGCACCAGGATGTCGCCGACGTCGATGACGCCATCGGGCTGCGGCCGGCCGTTCACCAGCGGGGCCAGGTCGCCATGCGCGAGCAGCTCGAAGTCGACCGGTATGAGCCCGAGCGACACCCTGAGCAGCAGGGAGGCGTCCTGGATGTCGATGCTGCCGTTGCCGTCCAGGTCGCCCGGTATGCGCTCAAACCGGATCAGGTTCCTCTGCGCCAGGACCTGCTCTCCAGAGCCGCCTGCAGTCCTCGCTCTGATGCGGATCTCGCCGGTATGCGCAAGCGTAACCTGCTGCTCAAAGCTGCCGCCCGAGATCTCGGGGATGAACTGTGCGCCATCCACCTCGAGCCTGACGCTTCCAGGCTGCTGCAGATTGGTGGAGCCGCGGATGGTGAGCGACTGCAGCTCAGTGCGCAGGTCCTGTGCCGGCTCCGTGATCGCGAGGGCGGCTCCTCCTGGCGCAAGGGTGACGCTCCGCTTCACCCGGGAGCTCCGCCCGGAGAGCTCCGCCGCGAGCTCGATGGTGTTGACTCCCTCGACGAGGTAGGCGCTG from Citrifermentans bremense harbors:
- a CDS encoding substrate-binding domain-containing protein, with product MKKAATTVRLLCGFLLLGTAAAYGEEIKVGGGGASISAIFTPVKAPYEKATGDTLFILQSSPKDGLVDLLKGKVDLATGAVPVDSMIAGAEKDGVKVDKGSLVVQQVGSNRTAVFVHPSNKVSALSKEQLKGLFTGKIVNWKEVGGDDKDVIVVWGKGTPGQNAQFLKEVLDGEPVTKDILDTTNYAKIKESVSATPEAIGIDPFGLADATVKVVESPVLTSPILAITQGKPSARVQKVLDYIKGDGSKYVKK
- a CDS encoding M15 family metallopeptidase; translation: MRPLCAVFGIFAVAALYLSAGCASPGELPRRIRQDLDAASLGKTQQLLFVDTGSASSTQATLYPLERSLLGWKLALPPVLVNLGRSGVAPPFEKREGDGRTPSGLFPLRQGFGYRGDFQGRIPYQRVDSQDLWVDDVHSPDYNRWVWRGQTRASSYEELLRSDPLYEHALVPGYNEAPVVRDLGSAIFIHVEGERRKETSGCISLPEKKLVQVMQWLDTAQEPQLLVATAPALELATRGIKSQLPDELPPEMARRLEDAPRLLALRRGSGFFAAASMLPPQVRERMVEKGSWRPECPVPMEQLAYLVTSYWGFDGRPHYGELVVHASVSAFVIDSLHHAFNGRFPIERMELVEAFDDDSLSMAANNTSAFNCREVPGRPGVFSKHSYGAAIDVNPLQNPHLEVNREGQQALPRDVSWGGAGEAAAAAADFCRSAASLCRIQPAASAPFLDRRNLRTGMLQTGDPLLSSFGQRGFYWGGAWRLPDYQHLEYDIRKLEGGTEAKASTL